From a single Collimonas pratensis genomic region:
- a CDS encoding BACON domain-containing protein, with amino-acid sequence MKKVFFSLLMTLFLNACGGGGGDGGNSSPGTGPNNGGATPAAAALTFTPTTITQTLTGGVSSKISLAATVNKPSDFNGATTVYAYFIDDVGVLLPNTQISQNSTTQYSVALYTSPTLSAGSHQGNLTVKLCRDSNCTSQFPGSPMLLPYSFQVNPPANLPTFGANPSVALTTDMYVGAAAPDPVTITIAGQGRTWTAKTDATWLKLSSTAGAGNAILTLSYAPASLQVGVYTSTIQVTSSDGQSVGLPVTLTIKPPAYKLLAAETGVALTATPAWSRLTRTLQINDSSGHGASWGASSDQTWLSATKSGNNLTLTANPASLAPDVISYATVTLSSADPSVTAPEPIKVALWKGSTTPTLATQIKQAYTNVIADPIRPLIYTHNSGSSIDVYNVYTSQKTATFTTLGTTLGNMTISPNGDKLYALDLATSRLVAIDLATPSKISKWDLSAALTTDVRMKAIRSNGVEIIITNFGTAYLASNGKFISNTGIVGRIDLAVTADGKKVYAQDEGFSPSRTWAYSVDYSELNGGYVAVSLLTQPTGVIGIANGVAMSNGADIAVSADGSRVYTANGAPYRCGSLSPVNLGFISALPGGDTFPNNVKVASDGRVFCGISGGYSSSDVWMHGADGTLIRSFKFAGSARNLIDRQMAVSGDGLMLVGITNDPLLAIVPVGP; translated from the coding sequence ATGAAAAAAGTGTTCTTCTCCTTATTAATGACGTTATTTCTCAATGCATGTGGCGGAGGCGGCGGAGATGGCGGGAATTCTTCGCCAGGAACTGGCCCGAATAACGGCGGCGCTACACCTGCAGCTGCGGCGCTGACCTTCACGCCAACCACAATTACCCAGACTCTCACTGGAGGGGTGTCCAGCAAAATCAGTCTTGCTGCCACGGTCAACAAGCCATCCGATTTTAATGGGGCAACAACCGTTTATGCCTATTTTATTGACGATGTGGGCGTGTTGTTGCCGAATACGCAAATATCGCAAAACTCGACGACCCAATACAGTGTTGCGCTCTATACGTCCCCGACCTTATCCGCAGGGAGCCATCAAGGAAATCTCACGGTCAAGCTTTGCCGCGACAGTAACTGCACCAGTCAATTTCCAGGGTCGCCCATGCTGTTGCCCTATAGTTTCCAGGTTAACCCGCCTGCGAACTTGCCGACCTTTGGCGCAAACCCGAGCGTAGCGCTCACTACAGACATGTATGTTGGCGCTGCCGCCCCGGATCCCGTCACTATTACAATTGCCGGACAAGGCAGGACCTGGACCGCGAAAACCGACGCCACGTGGTTGAAACTAAGTAGTACGGCAGGGGCAGGGAACGCCATTCTGACACTTAGTTACGCGCCGGCGTCGCTGCAAGTAGGGGTGTACACGAGCACGATCCAGGTCACGTCAAGCGATGGGCAGAGTGTGGGTTTGCCAGTCACGCTCACGATCAAGCCTCCCGCATATAAATTATTGGCTGCGGAAACGGGCGTCGCCTTGACAGCAACCCCGGCATGGTCGCGCCTGACCCGCACCCTGCAGATCAATGACAGTTCTGGCCATGGTGCAAGCTGGGGAGCAAGTTCGGATCAAACCTGGTTGAGCGCCACGAAGAGCGGCAATAATCTCACGCTTACGGCAAATCCGGCCAGCTTGGCTCCAGATGTAATCAGCTATGCCACGGTTACCCTCAGTTCTGCTGATCCTTCCGTTACCGCGCCCGAACCCATCAAGGTCGCTTTGTGGAAAGGCAGCACGACGCCAACGTTGGCCACACAGATAAAACAAGCCTACACAAATGTCATTGCCGACCCGATTCGTCCTTTGATCTATACGCATAACAGCGGTTCTTCCATTGACGTCTACAATGTTTATACCTCACAAAAGACTGCTACTTTCACCACACTTGGCACTACCCTGGGCAATATGACTATCAGTCCAAATGGCGACAAGTTATATGCTCTGGACTTGGCCACGAGCCGTCTGGTTGCCATTGATCTGGCTACTCCAAGCAAAATCAGTAAGTGGGATTTAAGCGCCGCACTAACAACCGACGTGCGTATGAAAGCAATCCGGTCGAATGGCGTAGAAATCATCATCACCAACTTCGGCACCGCGTATTTGGCGTCAAATGGTAAGTTCATCTCGAACACCGGTATTGTTGGCCGTATAGATTTGGCTGTAACCGCCGACGGCAAGAAAGTCTATGCTCAGGATGAGGGTTTCAGTCCGTCTAGAACCTGGGCTTATAGCGTCGACTACTCTGAATTGAATGGCGGCTACGTGGCGGTCTCGTTATTGACGCAGCCTACGGGAGTCATCGGCATAGCCAACGGAGTGGCAATGTCCAATGGCGCAGACATTGCTGTCAGCGCCGACGGCAGCCGAGTGTACACAGCCAACGGCGCACCGTATCGATGCGGTTCGCTTTCTCCAGTCAACTTGGGTTTCATCAGCGCTTTGCCTGGTGGAGACACATTTCCCAACAATGTCAAAGTTGCTAGCGACGGCAGGGTTTTCTGCGGAATCTCTGGCGGCTACAGTTCATCCGACGTATGGATGCATGGTGCCGACGGTACTTTGATACGCAGTTTTAAATTTGCCGGAAGTGCAAGAAATCTGATTGACCGCCAAATGGCTGTTTCAGGAGATGGCTTGATGCTGGTGGGGATTACCAACGATCCACTGTTGGCCATTGTGCCGGTCGGCCCATAG
- the modB gene encoding molybdate ABC transporter permease subunit yields the protein MNSGVWVALLLSLKVAGWATLLNMVFGVAAAYGLSRWRSPARGLVDAVLTLPLVLPPTVLGYYLLVLLGRRGVFGAWLEKWGIELVFTWQGAVIAATIVAFPLVLKSARAAFENVDAQLENAARVLGVSEAGVFFRVTLPLASKGIAAGVLLAFARALGEFGATLMIAGNLPGRTQTLSVAIYEAVQAGDDQTANLLVLITSATCIVVLLIAGRLLPKSQRRRNT from the coding sequence ATGAACAGCGGGGTCTGGGTCGCCCTCTTGCTCTCGCTGAAAGTCGCAGGCTGGGCCACCCTGCTCAACATGGTGTTCGGCGTCGCTGCCGCCTACGGCCTGTCGCGCTGGCGCTCACCGGCGCGCGGCCTGGTCGACGCCGTGCTGACCCTGCCGCTGGTGCTGCCGCCGACCGTGCTCGGCTACTACTTGCTGGTATTGCTGGGGCGCCGCGGGGTATTCGGCGCCTGGCTGGAAAAATGGGGCATCGAGCTGGTCTTCACCTGGCAAGGCGCAGTGATCGCCGCCACCATCGTCGCCTTCCCGCTAGTCCTCAAATCCGCCCGCGCGGCCTTTGAAAACGTCGATGCGCAACTGGAGAATGCAGCGCGCGTACTCGGCGTTTCAGAAGCCGGCGTGTTCTTCCGCGTCACCTTGCCGCTGGCTTCCAAGGGCATCGCCGCCGGTGTGCTGCTGGCCTTCGCCCGCGCCCTGGGCGAATTCGGCGCCACGCTGATGATCGCCGGCAACCTGCCCGGCCGCACCCAGACCCTGTCGGTAGCGATCTATGAAGCGGTACAGGCCGGCGACGACCAGACCGCCAACCTGCTGGTGCTGATCACTTCCGCCACCTGTATCGTGGTGCTGCTGATCGCCGGCCGCCTGCTGCCGAAAAGCCAGCGCCGCAGGAACACCTGA
- a CDS encoding 23S rRNA (adenine(2030)-N(6))-methyltransferase RlmJ, whose product MLSYRHAFHAGNHADVLKHLVTIQLLRYLGQKDTSYMVIDTHAGAGVYALDGGYASKNAEYESGISRLWDRKDLPPAAAEYVDIVRQLNPDGKLRYYPGSPYCADAVMREQDRLRLFELHPSDGKILTDNFRRLDAERNPRGNGRGKRVMIQLGDGFHGLKALLPPPSRRGLVLIDPPYEVKEDYRHVKNTIEDALTRFSTGTYAVWYPLLNRMESRQMPDKLKRMKANGWLNVTLTVKTPSPDGFGLHSSGMFVINPPWTLEPMLKELMPYLVKVMGTDSGAGFTLESGQTKAVDTGTRRV is encoded by the coding sequence ATGTTGAGTTACCGCCATGCCTTCCATGCGGGCAATCATGCCGATGTGCTGAAGCACTTGGTCACCATCCAGCTGTTGCGCTACCTGGGCCAAAAAGATACGTCCTACATGGTCATCGATACCCACGCCGGCGCTGGCGTGTACGCGCTGGACGGCGGCTATGCCTCGAAAAATGCCGAGTACGAGTCCGGCATCAGCCGGCTGTGGGACCGCAAGGACCTGCCGCCGGCGGCAGCCGAGTATGTGGACATCGTCAGGCAGCTGAATCCGGACGGCAAATTGCGCTATTACCCGGGTTCGCCGTATTGCGCCGATGCCGTCATGCGCGAGCAGGACCGCCTGCGCCTGTTTGAACTGCACCCAAGCGACGGCAAGATCCTCACCGACAACTTCCGCCGCCTGGACGCCGAGCGCAACCCGCGCGGCAACGGCCGTGGCAAGCGCGTCATGATCCAGCTGGGCGACGGCTTCCACGGCCTCAAGGCCTTGCTGCCGCCGCCGTCGCGCCGCGGCCTGGTGCTGATCGATCCACCGTACGAGGTGAAGGAAGACTATCGCCACGTCAAGAACACCATCGAAGATGCGCTGACGCGTTTCTCTACCGGCACGTATGCCGTCTGGTACCCATTGCTGAACCGTATGGAGTCGCGCCAGATGCCGGACAAGCTCAAGCGCATGAAAGCCAATGGCTGGCTGAACGTCACGCTGACAGTGAAGACACCGTCGCCGGACGGTTTCGGCCTGCACAGCAGCGGCATGTTCGTGATCAACCCGCCATGGACGCTGGAGCCGATGCTGAAGGAACTGATGCCCTATCTGGTCAAGGTGATGGGCACCGATTCAGGCGCCGGCTTTACCCTGGAATCGGGGCAGACCAAGGCGGTCGATACTGGTACCCGGCGCGTGTAG
- a CDS encoding winged helix-turn-helix domain-containing protein, with the protein MANSKSIRLRVLQGETIAFGPGKAALLLAIQQSGSISAAARAIGMSYRRAWLLVEAMNQCFRQPLVATATGGAKGGGAQVTALGQEVLVRYQAMQQRAEAAVAADMAYFAGLMSVPGSAAEPRS; encoded by the coding sequence ATGGCAAATTCCAAATCGATACGGCTCAGAGTGTTGCAAGGCGAGACAATCGCCTTCGGTCCCGGCAAGGCAGCACTGCTGCTGGCGATACAGCAAAGCGGTTCGATTTCCGCGGCGGCGCGGGCCATCGGCATGTCTTACCGGCGCGCCTGGCTGCTGGTGGAAGCCATGAACCAATGCTTCCGCCAGCCCCTGGTAGCGACCGCCACTGGCGGCGCCAAGGGTGGCGGCGCGCAAGTGACGGCGCTGGGGCAGGAAGTCCTGGTCCGATATCAAGCCATGCAGCAGCGGGCGGAAGCCGCGGTGGCGGCCGACATGGCGTATTTTGCCGGACTGATGAGTGTGCCCGGCAGCGCCGCCGAACCGCGCAGCTAA
- the msrB gene encoding peptide-methionine (R)-S-oxide reductase MsrB produces the protein MPTRRNMMFRTGGGLLLGSVLATLGWRAGAVEKYEVMHTDAEWKQRLSPTQYAILRQEATERPFSSPLDHEKRAGTFFCAGCDLAAFSSKTKFDSGTGWPSFWQPLPNAVSTRTDSTLGMSRTEVHCRRCGGHLGHVFDDGPKPTGLRYCMNGAVLKFAPEV, from the coding sequence ATGCCTACCCGACGCAACATGATGTTCAGGACCGGCGGCGGCCTGCTGCTGGGAAGTGTGCTGGCGACCCTGGGCTGGCGCGCCGGCGCTGTGGAAAAGTATGAAGTCATGCATACCGACGCCGAATGGAAGCAGCGCCTGAGTCCGACCCAGTATGCGATCCTGCGGCAGGAGGCGACCGAGCGACCGTTTTCCAGTCCGCTCGACCATGAAAAGCGGGCCGGCACCTTCTTTTGCGCCGGCTGCGACCTGGCGGCCTTTTCTTCCAAGACCAAATTCGACAGCGGCACCGGCTGGCCCAGCTTCTGGCAACCGCTGCCGAACGCCGTCTCCACCCGCACCGACAGCACGCTCGGCATGAGCCGCACCGAAGTGCACTGCCGCCGCTGCGGCGGCCACCTCGGGCACGTGTTTGACGACGGGCCGAAGCCTACCGGCCTGCGTTATTGCATGAACGGCGCGGTGCTGAAATTCGCTCCCGAGGTTTGA
- the modA gene encoding molybdate ABC transporter substrate-binding protein, whose translation MLCRLKRLVIASALPLFLSMPAAHAADLVVSAAASLTNAFKELGQSFEAQNPDTKVLFNFAASDVLLQQIIKGAPADVFASADQEAMNKAEAEKAVQPASRKNFANNQIVLIVPADSTLHITQLQDLTQAAVKRVAYGNPASVPVGRYTKAALEHASLWDAVAAKGVPAQNVRQSLDYVARGEVEAGFVFSTDAAVMPDKVKVAVRVPSQTPVSYPIAVTSDSKQAEMAAKFVAYVLSPVGQATLARYGFLKP comes from the coding sequence ATGTTGTGCCGCTTGAAACGCCTTGTTATTGCCAGCGCCCTCCCCCTTTTCCTGTCGATGCCGGCGGCCCATGCCGCCGACCTGGTAGTCTCGGCCGCCGCCAGCCTGACCAACGCCTTCAAGGAACTCGGACAGTCGTTCGAAGCGCAGAATCCGGACACCAAGGTGCTGTTCAACTTCGCCGCCTCCGACGTCTTGCTGCAGCAGATCATCAAGGGCGCCCCGGCCGACGTCTTTGCCTCAGCCGACCAGGAAGCCATGAACAAGGCGGAAGCGGAAAAAGCCGTGCAGCCTGCCAGCCGCAAGAATTTCGCCAATAACCAGATCGTGCTGATCGTGCCGGCCGACAGCACGCTGCACATCACCCAATTGCAAGACCTGACGCAGGCTGCCGTGAAACGCGTCGCCTACGGCAATCCGGCTTCGGTGCCGGTCGGGCGCTACACCAAGGCAGCGCTGGAACACGCCAGCCTGTGGGATGCGGTGGCCGCCAAGGGCGTGCCGGCGCAGAACGTGCGCCAGAGCCTGGACTATGTCGCACGTGGCGAAGTCGAAGCCGGTTTCGTGTTTTCCACCGATGCGGCAGTGATGCCGGACAAGGTCAAGGTCGCCGTGCGCGTGCCGTCGCAAACGCCGGTGAGCTATCCGATTGCCGTCACCAGCGACAGCAAGCAAGCCGAGATGGCGGCCAAGTTCGTCGCCTATGTGCTGTCGCCTGTCGGCCAGGCTACGCTGGCGCGCTATGGCTTTTTGAAACCCTGA
- a CDS encoding GlsB/YeaQ/YmgE family stress response membrane protein, protein MEIIGTIIVGFIVGVIAKLIHPGRENMGFIVTTLLGIAGSFLAGYIGQALGWYHAGQGAGFIGSIIGAFVLLLIYGFVKGKAAS, encoded by the coding sequence ATGGAAATTATCGGGACCATCATCGTCGGTTTTATCGTCGGCGTGATCGCTAAGCTGATCCATCCCGGACGCGAGAACATGGGCTTCATCGTCACCACCTTGCTGGGCATCGCCGGTTCCTTCCTGGCCGGCTATATTGGCCAGGCGCTGGGCTGGTATCACGCCGGCCAGGGTGCCGGCTTCATCGGCTCCATCATCGGCGCCTTCGTGCTGCTGCTGATCTACGGCTTTGTCAAAGGCAAGGCAGCCAGCTGA
- a CDS encoding ClcB-like voltage-gated chloride channel protein: MLSSSTLRSTLLGYRVRLQRLFHFSESHSMLLWAAVVGFLGALATVLFRECIYGLQWLLTGQSGSFVAMAKSLPWWMRLVLPVSGGLVAGAILVLAKRVPTSATSDYMEAVAIGDGNIPVRQSLLRSLSSLATVVTGGSIGREGPMVQLSALAASLVGRFTHFSPARLRLLVACGAAAGITSAYNAPIAGAFFVTEIVLGAIVMESFGPVVVASVVANITMRELPGYHPAYEMPPFPPLAGIEIIWFVLLGIMAGVAAPQFLRLLALSKQAFTKTRLPLPLRLGVGGLLVGLISIWMPEVWGNGYSVVNSLLHTPWLWWSVLLVLVLKVLATCITTGSGAVGGIFTPTLFVGAAIGYLFGQALHMVLPGMTSAPFAYAMVGMGAFLAAATSAPLMAILMIFEMTLSYQVVLPLMLSCVVAYFVARSINGASMYDITIKRNRDAQERVRLRGIHMSELIRPADTVLPLTAAFAEISGLFLKYPVKYIYVVDGRNRYCGVVALQDITSCLLEKADTQAKVAEDFVRREFLHVVTPDMSLGDALQSFLDHQGERLPVVRSHEDPELLGAVYKTSLLDAYFRLDRSHELRA; encoded by the coding sequence ATGCTCTCAAGCAGCACACTCCGTAGCACACTCCTTGGTTACCGCGTCCGCCTGCAGCGCCTGTTTCATTTCTCCGAAAGCCATTCGATGCTGCTGTGGGCGGCCGTGGTCGGCTTCCTGGGAGCGCTGGCGACGGTCCTGTTCCGCGAGTGCATCTACGGCCTGCAATGGCTGCTGACCGGCCAGAGCGGCAGCTTTGTCGCCATGGCCAAAAGCTTGCCGTGGTGGATGCGATTGGTGTTGCCTGTCAGCGGCGGCCTGGTTGCCGGCGCTATCCTGGTGCTGGCCAAACGGGTGCCGACCAGCGCCACCTCGGATTACATGGAAGCGGTGGCCATTGGCGACGGCAATATCCCGGTGCGGCAGAGCCTGCTGCGCAGTCTGTCGTCGCTGGCGACGGTGGTGACCGGCGGCTCGATCGGACGCGAGGGGCCGATGGTCCAGTTGTCGGCGCTGGCCGCTTCGCTGGTCGGCCGCTTTACCCATTTCAGTCCGGCGCGCCTGCGCCTGCTGGTGGCCTGCGGTGCTGCGGCGGGGATTACCTCGGCCTACAACGCGCCAATCGCCGGCGCTTTTTTTGTCACAGAGATCGTGCTGGGCGCGATCGTCATGGAAAGTTTCGGGCCGGTGGTCGTGGCCTCGGTGGTCGCCAACATCACCATGCGCGAGCTGCCCGGCTACCATCCGGCTTACGAGATGCCGCCATTCCCGCCGCTGGCAGGGATAGAGATCATCTGGTTCGTGCTGCTGGGGATCATGGCCGGCGTCGCCGCGCCGCAATTCCTGCGTCTGCTGGCGCTGTCCAAGCAGGCGTTCACCAAGACCCGCTTGCCCTTGCCGCTGCGGCTGGGCGTGGGCGGCCTGCTGGTCGGCCTGATTTCGATCTGGATGCCGGAGGTGTGGGGCAACGGCTATAGCGTGGTCAATTCCCTGCTGCATACGCCTTGGCTGTGGTGGAGCGTGCTGCTGGTGCTGGTGCTGAAAGTGCTGGCGACCTGCATCACCACCGGCTCCGGCGCGGTCGGCGGTATTTTCACGCCGACGCTGTTCGTCGGCGCCGCCATCGGCTATCTGTTCGGGCAGGCGCTGCACATGGTGTTGCCTGGCATGACCTCGGCGCCGTTTGCCTATGCCATGGTGGGCATGGGCGCCTTCCTGGCGGCCGCCACCAGCGCGCCGCTGATGGCGATCCTGATGATTTTCGAGATGACCCTGAGCTACCAGGTGGTGCTGCCGCTGATGCTGTCCTGCGTGGTGGCTTACTTCGTGGCGCGCAGCATCAACGGCGCCTCCATGTACGACATCACCATCAAGCGCAACCGCGACGCGCAGGAACGGGTGCGGCTGCGCGGCATTCACATGAGCGAGCTGATCCGGCCGGCTGATACGGTGCTGCCGCTGACGGCCGCGTTCGCCGAAATCAGTGGCTTGTTCCTCAAGTATCCGGTGAAATACATTTACGTGGTCGACGGCCGCAACCGCTATTGCGGCGTGGTGGCGCTGCAAGACATTACCTCCTGCCTGCTGGAGAAAGCCGACACCCAGGCCAAGGTGGCCGAGGATTTCGTGCGGCGCGAATTCCTGCACGTGGTGACGCCCGACATGTCGCTCGGCGACGCCCTGCAATCCTTCCTCGATCACCAGGGCGAACGTCTGCCGGTGGTGCGCAGCCATGAAGATCCGGAACTGCTGGGAGCGGTCTACAAGACCTCCTTGCTGGATGCCTATTTCAGGCTGGACCGTTCGCACGAGCTGCGCGCATAG
- a CDS encoding TonB-dependent siderophore receptor produces the protein MTTTKKNYPATEGRVALQTKTRLLTTLIAAALASASGMAHAQSDPEQKSLGAGQSAQPQNDTTLPTVTVTGAGPAADSYRKTSAGVASFGAASLLDTPAAVSVVTRTQLDDQQARLLSEVVRNDAAVGNNYTPVGYYENFSIRGFPLDLATSMQINGMSIAGEQNVALENKESVEILNGMAGLQSGMTPPGGLINYVTKRPADVRSITLATDARGSRYLATDIGTLFGEQKQFGLRINAAHESLHSYVNDADGERNFASLAADWIISPQARLQFDAEYQHREQRSAPGYQLLGGTVVPGNVSPSTLLGAQPWAKPVTINSVNLNLRLDLDLAPDWHAYVAASRSRVVIDDNSAFPYGCGYGATCGDGGTPARYFSAGGDFDIYDYRFPDDTRRNDQLQAVLQGKLDSGKIRHDLTLGASMFRRTVSQSDGVNEYVGSDNIYNPNPIVYAPSPLTPDASTLRLDSRQKALFAVDRISLTPQWQVIAGGRQVWLNERALDVTGAATRVTEKSLFLPQVALVYKPQADLSLYTSYSKGLTMGGQAPFWAENAYAFLAPTVSRQLEAGVKYDWRDQLSLSAALFQMTKPYEYPKPDEGGYTYTQQGNETHRGLELSAAGQITRQLRLTASLALIQARADDTGTPAYDGHQAINVPRLRTALYASYALPQVTGLSLLGGWQYSASKAATREGDVKVPAYSVFDAGLRYKTSLAGHAAVLRLSVDNLFDKRYWKDVGEYFGDSYLHLGAPRSARLSLQYDF, from the coding sequence ATGACAACTACGAAAAAAAACTATCCAGCGACCGAGGGCCGGGTAGCGCTGCAAACCAAGACAAGATTGCTGACCACCCTGATTGCCGCCGCCCTTGCCTCCGCCTCTGGCATGGCGCATGCGCAAAGCGATCCGGAACAAAAGAGCCTGGGTGCAGGGCAGAGCGCCCAGCCGCAAAATGACACCACGCTGCCGACCGTGACGGTGACCGGCGCCGGCCCCGCCGCCGACAGCTATCGCAAGACTTCAGCCGGTGTCGCCAGCTTCGGCGCCGCCTCGCTGCTCGATACGCCAGCCGCGGTCTCGGTAGTCACCCGCACCCAGCTGGACGACCAGCAAGCCCGTTTACTGAGCGAAGTCGTACGCAACGACGCTGCTGTCGGCAACAATTACACGCCGGTCGGCTACTACGAGAATTTCAGCATCCGGGGGTTTCCGCTGGACCTGGCGACCAGCATGCAGATCAATGGCATGAGCATCGCCGGCGAACAGAACGTGGCCTTGGAAAACAAGGAAAGCGTCGAAATCCTGAATGGCATGGCAGGTCTGCAAAGCGGCATGACGCCGCCCGGCGGCCTGATCAACTATGTCACCAAGCGGCCGGCCGATGTGCGTTCGATCACGCTAGCAACCGATGCGCGCGGTTCGCGCTATCTGGCCACCGATATCGGCACCCTGTTCGGCGAGCAGAAGCAGTTCGGCCTGCGCATCAATGCCGCGCACGAGAGCCTGCATTCCTACGTCAACGACGCCGACGGCGAACGCAATTTTGCCTCACTGGCGGCTGACTGGATCATCAGCCCGCAGGCGCGCCTGCAGTTCGATGCCGAGTACCAGCACCGCGAGCAGCGCTCCGCGCCGGGTTATCAATTGTTAGGCGGTACTGTAGTTCCGGGCAATGTATCGCCCTCGACCTTGCTGGGCGCGCAGCCATGGGCCAAGCCGGTGACGATCAATTCCGTCAATCTGAATCTGCGCCTGGATCTCGACCTGGCGCCGGACTGGCACGCTTATGTAGCGGCCAGCCGCAGCCGCGTGGTGATCGACGATAATTCTGCCTTTCCCTATGGCTGCGGCTATGGCGCGACATGCGGCGACGGTGGCACGCCAGCGCGTTATTTCAGCGCCGGCGGCGATTTCGATATCTACGATTACCGCTTCCCGGACGATACCCGCCGCAACGACCAGTTGCAGGCGGTGCTGCAAGGGAAGCTGGATAGCGGCAAGATCCGCCACGATCTGACGCTGGGGGCGAGCATGTTCCGCCGTACCGTGTCGCAAAGCGATGGCGTCAACGAGTACGTCGGCAGCGATAATATTTATAACCCGAATCCGATCGTCTATGCGCCTTCACCGCTGACCCCGGACGCTTCCACTTTGCGGCTGGACAGCCGGCAAAAGGCGCTGTTTGCGGTCGATCGCATCAGCCTGACACCGCAATGGCAAGTGATTGCCGGCGGCCGCCAGGTGTGGCTCAACGAACGGGCGCTGGACGTCACCGGTGCGGCGACCCGCGTCACCGAGAAATCCCTGTTTCTGCCGCAGGTCGCGCTGGTCTACAAACCGCAGGCCGATCTTTCGCTGTACACCAGCTATAGCAAAGGCCTGACCATGGGCGGCCAGGCGCCGTTCTGGGCCGAGAATGCCTATGCCTTCCTGGCGCCGACCGTGTCGCGCCAGCTTGAAGCCGGCGTCAAGTACGACTGGCGCGACCAGCTCAGCCTGAGCGCAGCGCTGTTCCAGATGACCAAGCCGTACGAATATCCGAAGCCGGACGAGGGTGGTTATACCTACACTCAGCAAGGCAACGAAACCCACCGCGGCCTGGAGCTGAGCGCCGCCGGCCAGATTACCAGGCAGCTGCGGCTGACCGCCAGCCTGGCCCTGATCCAGGCGCGCGCCGACGATACCGGCACGCCCGCTTACGATGGCCACCAGGCCATCAATGTGCCGCGCTTGCGCACAGCACTGTATGCGTCGTATGCATTGCCGCAGGTCACTGGCCTGAGCTTGCTCGGCGGTTGGCAGTACAGCGCCAGCAAGGCGGCCACGCGGGAAGGCGACGTCAAGGTCCCCGCTTATAGCGTGTTCGATGCCGGCCTGCGCTACAAGACCAGCTTGGCCGGGCATGCTGCGGTGCTGCGCCTGAGCGTGGATAATCTGTTCGACAAGCGCTATTGGAAAGATGTCGGCGAATATTTTGGCGACAGCTACCTGCACCTGGGAGCGCCGCGCAGCGCGCGGCTGTCGCTCCAGTACGACTTTTAA